A genome region from Salvia splendens isolate huo1 chromosome 19, SspV2, whole genome shotgun sequence includes the following:
- the LOC121780175 gene encoding receptor-like protein EIX1, translating into MSLFFKIKQKNKKAMKIIVFLIMTALLNDAFADVIICKESERSALSTFRKDLEDSSSRLSSWRGADCCQWEGVICDNITGQVRELRLRNPHDAPCSRRSYGVAEFQAYHRHKLGGRLNPSLLKLEFLNHLDLSCNDFHGAPLPDFISSMRNLHYVDLSSCGFHGAVPSRIANLSRLRHLNLGDPFPIFVESKVRVSSMQWLRHLSSLEHLDLTGADASSASDWLRSLGNLHSLLALRLSRCGLPPVISGNAANLTRLAQLDLSWNNFDSPLPRWIYSLTNLVRLNLSHCGFYNQLPTGLQNMTKLEYLNLSSNHFSSNFPPWITRLNNLKVLAAADNMIEGELPATMDNLTSLVSLDLSQNRIGGMLPKSLSNLCNLQELYLYINSFSGGLPDFSGCISHSLRILYLGWNNLSGPLPSNLKQAAKLRELDLTYNKLTGPLPSSLEELQELESLVISDNSFKGIVSESHFRNLSGLKIFRANGNRFTFKPNRDWIPPFQLEGLTLRSWRLGPEFPPWIKHLKNLQYLSLANTGIEDAIPSWFWTLTPQLKYLNLSSNMIKGQILSLLDFGMSRNVAVDMKHNLITGPLPRLSSNVTILDLSFNRISGSMHHFLCGNTEKDMRLEILDLANNFLSGEIPDCWGNWSSLSVLRLQANNLTGKIPSSVGLLTRLQSLHLRRNNDLSGALPISLQNCTGLMLLDLGLNHFSGHIPIWIHRLSELVVFNLRLNRFWGEIPVELCLLSRIQALDLAGNNLSGRIPSCFDGFNVMAGRQKPGERMYYSADDTFGVIPDSQYLVVKGRLGFYSNILHWVMTLDISDNSLTGPIPAAITSLSKLQGLNLSRNCLTGTIPEHIGGMNLLESLDISKNKLSGEIPQTIVELSFLSNLNLSCNNLTGRIPSSTQLQGFDASSFTGNELCGAPLPGSCGGNEGSRVGGEDEEERAKSIFETEVFGLATSIVVGFAVGFWTVIVSLLVNVSWRNAYFGVLTRMGNYVYYVWVKFLLWCWCFSS; encoded by the coding sequence ATGTCACTCTttttcaaaatcaaacaaaaaaataaaaaagccaTGAAAATTATCGTCTTCCTCATCATGACAGCTCTACTCAACGACGCATTTGCAGACGTTATTATCTGCAAAGAGAGCGAGAGAAGCGCTCTCTCAACGTTCCGGAAGGATCTAGAAGACTCCAGCAGCCGCCTCTCCTCATGGCGCGGCGCAGACTGCTGCCAATGGGAAGGCGTCATCTGCGACAACATCACCGGCCAAGTCCGCGAGCTCCGCCTCCGcaacccccacgacgctccctgCTCTCGCCGGAGCTACGGCGTGGCTGAATTCCAAGCTTACCACCGTCACAAATTGGGCGGGAGATTGAATCCATCTCTCCTCAAATTGGAGTTTTTAAATCACTTGGATCTCAGCTGCAACGATTTCCACGGTGCGCCCCTCCCGGATTTCATCTCCTCCATGAGAAACCTACACTACGTAGATCTCTCCAGCTGCGGATTCCACGGCGCTGTCCCTAGCCGAATTGCGAACCTCTCGCGCCTTCGGCATCTgaatctcggagatccgttccCAATTTTTGTCGAGAGTAAGGTTAGGGTTAGCAGTATGCAGTGGCTTCGGCATCTTTCTTCACTGGAGCACCTCGATTTGACAGGCGCAGATGCTAGCAGCGCGAGCGATTGGCTCCGATCACTCGGAAATCTCCATTCTCTGCTCGCGCTGCGCCTCTCGAGGTGCGGCTTACCGCCTGTGATCTCCGGCAATGCTGCGAATCTCACACGTCTTGCTCAGCTTGATCTCTCTTGGAACAATTTCGATTCCCCGCTCCCTCGCTGGATTTACAGCCTCACCAATTTGGTGCGCTTGAATTTGAGCCACTGTGGATTCTACAATCAGCTCCCCACCGGATTGCAAAACATGACGAAGCTCGAATACCTAAATCTGTCCTCGAATCATTTCAGTTCCAATTTCCCGCCATGGATAACCAGATTAAACAATCTCAAGGTTTTAGCAGCTGCAGACAACATGATTGAAGGGGAACTCCCTGCTACAATGGATAATTTGACATCTTTGGTGAGTCTAGATTTGTCTCAGAACAGAATTGGGGGAATGCTGCCGAAATCTCTCAGCAATCTCTGCAACCTCCAAGAGTTGTATCTGTACATAAACAGCTTCTCTGGTGGTTTACCGGATTTTTCCGGCTGCATTTCACACAGTTTACGAATTTTGTATTTGGGTTGGAACAATCTTTCAGGTCCATTGCCGAGTAATCTCAAACAAGCAGCTAAATTGAGAGAGCTTGACCTCACATACAACAAGCTCACTGGGCCTCTCCCTTCGAGTCTCGAAGAATTGCAGGAGCTTGAATCTCTCGTTATATCGGACAATTCTTTCAAAGGAATCGTCTCTGAGTCACACTTCAGAAACCTTTCGGGATTGAAGATATTCCGCGCGAATGGCAACAGGTTCACCTTCAAGCCGAACAGAGACTGGATCCCGCCTTTCCAACTTGAAGGCTTGACACTGAGATCGTGGCGGCTGGGGCCTGAGTTTCCGCCATGGATCAAACATTTGAAGAATTTGCAGTATCTGAGTTTGGCGAATACGGGGATCGAGGATGCCATTCCGTCTTGGTTCTGGACATTAACCCCGCAGTTGAAGTATCTAAACCTCTCTAGCAACATGATCAAAGGCCAAATCCTTAGTTTACTAGATTTCGGAATGAGCAGAAATGTGGCTGTTGATATGAAGCACAATCTCATCACCGGCCCCTTGCCTCGTCTCTCGTCGAATGTGACCATTCTCGACTTGTCATTCAACCGCATTTCGGGTTCGATGCATCATTTCCTCTGCGGAAATACAGAGAAGGATATGAGGCTGGAGATCCTTGACCTTGCCAACAATTTCTTATCCGGAGAGATTCCAGACTGCTGGGGAAACTGGTCGTCTCTGAGCGTGCTGAGGCTGCAGGCAAACAATCTCACAGGCAAAATCCCAAGTTCGGTCGGGCTCTTGACAAGGCTGCAATCGTTGCACCTGCGCAGGAACAACGATCTCTCAGGAGCATTGCCAATTTCGCTGCAAAACTGCACTGGTCTCATGTTGTTGGATCTGGGCCTCAATCATTTCTCGGGGCATATACCTATCTGGATTCATCGGCTCTCAGAGTTGGTGGTGTTCAACCTTCGTCTCAACAGGTTCTGGGGTGAGATCCCGGTGGAGCTCTGCCTTCTAAGCCGCATCCAGGCGCTGGACCTAGCGGGTAACAATCTGTCCGGGCGGATACCCTCATGCTTCGATGGTTTCAATGTGATGGCGGGGAGGCAGAAGCCGGGCGAACGCATGTACTATTCTGCAGACGACACGTTTGGTGTCATTCCCGACAGCCAGTATCTCGTTGTGAAGGGGAGGCTCGGGTTTTACAGCAACATTTTGCATTGGGTGATGACGTTGGATATCTCGGACAACAGCTTAACCGGACCGATTCCAGCTGCAATAACGTCGCTTTCCAAGCTGCAAGGGCTGAACCTATCAAGAAACTGCTTGACCGGAACGATCCCAGAACATATCGGTGGCATGAACTTGCTCGAATCACTTGACATATCGAAGAACAAGCTGTCGGGAGAGATTCCTCAAACGATTGTAGAGTTGTCGTTTCTGAGTAATCTGAACTTGTCGTGTAATAACTTAACCGGGAGGATCCCATCGAGCACTCAGCTTCAAGGCTTTGATGCATCGAGCTTCACTGGCAACGAGCTCTGTGGAGCTCCGCTGCCAGGCAGCTGTGGCGGGAATGAGGGGAGTAGAGTTGGTGGCGAGGATGAAGAGGAGAGGGCGAAGTCGATATTTGAAACGGAGGTGTTCGGATTGGCTACGAGCATAGTAGTAGGATTTGCGGTTGGTTTTTGGACAGTGATAGTATCTTTGCTGGTGAATGTGTCATGGAGAAATGCCTATTTCGGGGTGCTGACGAGAATGGGGAATTACGTTTATTATGTGTGGGTTAAATTCTTGCTCTGGTGCTGGTGTTTCAGCTCGTGA